A single window of Candidatus Omnitrophota bacterium DNA harbors:
- a CDS encoding glycosyltransferase family 9 protein, producing the protein MRRILFIRTDRLGETVLNLPAVAALKVLEPESQVTWLADAALVPLLQLAQSVDEVLAVRADAGSGWWLQAAQVAAFLRPRRFDVAIVSNPAKAWHLAVWLAGIPIRVGYNRKWGGLLTHRLADRKSIGDRHEVEYNVELIRRLGGAQTSREAVSGEVQWRQPRLDAERQALQPLLTRQGLQLAEPFIAIHPWTSNPVKQWPLDRCRALLQALGASPGPQLAVIGGPEQRRDAASVIPQGVAAADLVGRLTLPQLAAFLQQARLLVSNDSGPVHLAAAVNTKTIVLFGSSHSANGPRRWGPWGAGHTVITKPSMDLITVEEVVEAIRHHL; encoded by the coding sequence ATGCGCCGAATTCTCTTCATCCGAACCGATCGCTTGGGAGAGACGGTGTTGAATCTTCCCGCGGTCGCCGCCTTAAAGGTGTTGGAGCCTGAGTCGCAGGTCACGTGGCTGGCTGATGCCGCCCTCGTCCCCTTGCTGCAGCTGGCCCAGTCGGTCGATGAGGTTCTGGCGGTGCGGGCTGACGCCGGCTCAGGATGGTGGCTGCAGGCAGCACAGGTGGCAGCGTTCCTGCGCCCTCGGCGATTCGATGTCGCGATCGTGTCGAATCCGGCCAAGGCCTGGCATCTGGCGGTGTGGCTGGCCGGCATTCCCATACGAGTAGGCTACAACCGGAAGTGGGGAGGATTGCTGACCCACCGCCTGGCCGATCGCAAGTCGATCGGCGACCGCCATGAAGTCGAGTATAATGTCGAGTTGATCCGGCGGCTGGGTGGCGCCCAAACATCCCGGGAAGCCGTCTCGGGCGAGGTGCAGTGGCGGCAGCCGCGACTTGACGCCGAGCGGCAAGCCCTCCAGCCGCTGCTGACCCGTCAAGGCCTTCAGCTCGCCGAGCCGTTCATCGCCATTCATCCTTGGACCTCGAACCCAGTCAAGCAGTGGCCGCTCGATCGGTGCCGGGCGTTGTTGCAGGCCCTGGGGGCGTCACCTGGCCCACAGCTTGCCGTCATCGGCGGCCCTGAGCAGCGCCGCGACGCGGCCTCAGTCATTCCTCAAGGTGTTGCGGCGGCTGATCTGGTCGGGCGCTTGACGCTGCCGCAGCTTGCCGCGTTCCTGCAGCAGGCCCGGCTGCTGGTGTCCAACGATAGCGGCCCGGTGCACCTTGCCGCCGCCGTCAACACCAAGACCATCGTCCTCTTCGGCTCATCACACTCGGCGAATGGGCCTAGACGATGGGGCCCATGGGGCGCAGGGCATACCGTGATCACCAAGCCCTCGATGGATCTGATCACCGTCGAGGAGGTTGTCGAAGCCATTCGTCATCATCTATGA
- a CDS encoding glycosyltransferase, which produces MPSSVTIVRMLTRLNIGGPALHAAVLCNRLDARRYRTCLVIGRPDPSEGDLRGLIHDAAAQVVQIDSLRRDIRLWADLRSWLRLVTILQRTRPAIIHTHMAKAGTLGRLAGWWYNHWGAGRRKAHRAILIHTFHGHVLEGYFSPWKTRLFLAIERWLARRTDCLIAVSPTVKRELHALGIGSAAQWRVIPVGLALSHLAQMPLPNGAAALRFGLIGRLVPIKHPSLFLEVMERLARQPSLGQVQGLIVGDGPLRRSLEEESQRRGLAPMVRFTGWQRDLPSVYGGIEVACLTSQNEGTPVALIEAMAAGRAVVATRVGGVPDLLEEDPESDGEVAPGTCRVTPRGILVGPGDAEGFARALTMLVEDAPLRRRLGESARAYVAQRFDQDRLVRDIEALYEELLKGTRDT; this is translated from the coding sequence ATGCCCTCAAGCGTGACCATCGTGAGAATGCTGACCCGCCTGAATATCGGCGGGCCGGCCCTCCATGCGGCAGTCCTCTGCAACCGCCTGGATGCGCGCCGATATCGAACGTGCCTGGTGATCGGCCGACCCGATCCGAGCGAAGGCGATCTGCGCGGGCTGATTCATGATGCGGCAGCGCAGGTGGTGCAGATCGACTCGCTGCGGCGCGACATCCGTCTGTGGGCCGATCTGCGCTCATGGCTGCGCCTGGTCACGATCCTGCAGCGCACGCGGCCGGCCATCATCCATACCCACATGGCGAAGGCCGGCACGTTAGGCCGACTCGCAGGATGGTGGTACAACCACTGGGGGGCCGGGCGGCGCAAGGCGCACCGCGCCATCCTCATCCATACGTTCCACGGCCATGTGCTGGAGGGATATTTTTCGCCGTGGAAGACGCGGCTGTTTTTGGCGATTGAGCGCTGGTTGGCGCGCCGGACGGATTGTTTGATCGCGGTCAGTCCGACGGTAAAGCGCGAGCTGCACGCGCTTGGCATTGGCTCGGCGGCGCAGTGGCGGGTCATCCCGGTCGGCTTGGCACTCTCCCATCTGGCCCAGATGCCGCTGCCCAATGGCGCGGCCGCGCTGCGCTTCGGACTGATCGGCCGGCTCGTGCCGATCAAGCACCCCAGCTTATTTTTAGAGGTCATGGAGCGGCTGGCACGCCAGCCTTCGCTTGGGCAGGTCCAAGGGCTGATTGTCGGCGACGGCCCGCTGCGCCGTTCGCTTGAGGAGGAGTCGCAACGTCGAGGTCTCGCCCCGATGGTGCGCTTTACCGGATGGCAGCGCGATTTGCCTTCGGTGTACGGCGGCATTGAAGTCGCGTGCTTGACATCTCAGAATGAAGGTACGCCCGTGGCGCTCATCGAAGCGATGGCGGCCGGGCGCGCGGTCGTGGCCACCCGGGTCGGGGGTGTGCCGGACCTGTTGGAGGAGGATCCGGAATCCGACGGCGAGGTGGCTCCGGGAACGTGCCGTGTGACGCCGCGCGGCATCCTGGTGGGGCCGGGAGACGCCGAAGGGTTTGCCCGAGCGCTGACGATGCTCGTGGAAGACGCGCCATTGCGGCGGCGGCTTGGCGAATCGGCCCGGGCCTATGTGGCGCAGCGGTTTGATCAGGACCGGCTGGTGCGCGATATCGAAGCGCTCTATGAGGAGCTGCTGAAAGGAACGCGTGACACATGA
- a CDS encoding glycosyltransferase family 9 protein → MKILIINPFGIGDVLFSMPLIRAIRQAFPESWIGYLCNRRTEWILESSPHLNELFVYEKDDLIGLWRRSWLQGLGYLASLVKRIRGRRFDLVIDLSLGERYGLMTKLVGIPRRVGFDYRGRGRFLKERLAIDGYHDEHIVTYYRRLLQFLGITMVEDRLELPVRAEDAAWAAQWLAAQGFMDGRTLVGIVPAGGVSWGKDAPFRRWSLAGFAAAADALIERCRAQVILFGEASDRDACREVAHRMAQPAIDVSGQTTLGQFVALLARLDLVMCNDGGPLHLAVSQGVKTVSIFGPVDPHVYGPYTAGRGGHVVIAEETLPCRPCYHRFRLPPCPYERACLTMIRVDDVVAACSAALRSTEGVRGDAPAHSLAR, encoded by the coding sequence ATGAAAATCCTCATCATCAATCCCTTCGGCATCGGCGATGTGCTCTTCAGCATGCCGTTGATTCGAGCGATTCGCCAAGCGTTTCCGGAGAGCTGGATCGGCTACCTGTGCAACCGCCGCACCGAATGGATTCTCGAATCCAGTCCCCATCTGAACGAGTTGTTTGTCTATGAAAAAGACGACCTGATCGGGTTGTGGCGCCGCTCATGGCTTCAGGGTCTGGGGTATCTCGCGAGCCTGGTCAAGCGCATCCGAGGCCGCCGATTCGACTTGGTGATTGATCTGTCCCTGGGCGAGCGGTATGGGCTGATGACCAAACTCGTGGGCATCCCGCGGCGCGTCGGCTTCGATTACCGAGGCCGAGGGCGGTTCTTGAAGGAGCGGCTGGCGATTGACGGCTATCACGACGAGCACATCGTGACGTATTACCGCCGGCTGCTGCAATTTCTTGGCATCACGATGGTGGAAGATCGGTTGGAGTTGCCGGTGCGCGCGGAGGATGCGGCGTGGGCAGCGCAGTGGTTGGCCGCTCAAGGATTCATGGACGGCCGCACCCTGGTTGGCATCGTGCCGGCGGGCGGGGTGAGCTGGGGCAAAGACGCCCCGTTTCGCCGCTGGAGCCTGGCGGGTTTTGCCGCAGCGGCCGATGCGCTCATCGAACGGTGCCGCGCGCAGGTGATCCTCTTCGGAGAAGCCAGCGACCGCGACGCCTGCCGAGAAGTGGCCCACCGCATGGCGCAGCCGGCCATCGATGTCAGCGGGCAGACCACGTTGGGGCAATTTGTGGCGCTCTTAGCCCGGTTGGATCTGGTCATGTGCAACGACGGCGGCCCGCTGCACTTGGCCGTCAGCCAGGGGGTGAAGACCGTGTCGATTTTCGGGCCGGTCGACCCGCACGTGTACGGGCCGTACACGGCGGGCCGCGGGGGCCACGTGGTCATTGCTGAGGAGACCTTGCCGTGCCGGCCATGCTATCATCGGTTTCGGCTGCCGCCATGCCCCTATGAGCGCGCATGCCTGACGATGATTCGCGTCGATGACGTCGTGGCGGCATGCTCAGCGGCGCTGCGGTCGACGGAGGGAGTGCGTGGTGATGCGCCCGCTCATTCTCTCGCTCGTTGA
- a CDS encoding polysaccharide deacetylase family protein, with protein sequence MIASLKSWLASTAILTGATARAARRQGHQLRIVMYHGVLPRVEGPSAFGNLFISADRFARHMRYLQKNFCVISCSEALAANGRFPERAVMVTFDDGYRHTITTALPILRSLGLPSAVFIVPGLIDRQEGLWFDALRLVVASRRVRDPQRRYRDELFRLRGLSSEAFAMARDQVLAGCRQHPWVQEHSEFALASWDEWRQAVAEGSVTIGAHGLTHTDLTTLSPAALRQELSDAKRRIEEELGVSCQTIAYPYGAWNASVAAAAREAGYACAVTTEDGLNTAQTDPLRWHRTMIGDQGKVSLFRARVSGAWQALRSAGA encoded by the coding sequence ATGATCGCTTCGCTCAAATCATGGCTGGCCTCGACGGCCATCCTCACCGGAGCGACCGCGCGCGCGGCCCGGCGGCAGGGGCATCAGTTGCGCATTGTGATGTATCATGGCGTGCTGCCTCGCGTCGAGGGGCCGAGCGCGTTCGGGAATCTGTTCATCAGCGCCGACCGCTTTGCGCGCCACATGCGCTACCTGCAGAAGAATTTTTGCGTCATATCTTGCTCAGAGGCCCTGGCCGCTAACGGCCGATTTCCAGAACGCGCCGTGATGGTCACCTTTGATGACGGATACCGCCACACCATCACGACCGCCTTGCCGATTCTCCGATCGCTCGGGCTGCCCTCGGCCGTGTTTATCGTGCCCGGCCTCATCGACCGGCAAGAGGGGTTGTGGTTTGACGCGTTGCGGCTGGTGGTGGCTTCACGTCGCGTTCGAGATCCGCAGCGGCGATATCGGGACGAATTGTTTCGGCTGCGCGGGTTGTCATCCGAGGCGTTTGCCATGGCCCGCGATCAGGTGTTGGCGGGCTGCCGTCAGCACCCCTGGGTGCAGGAGCATTCGGAGTTCGCGCTGGCGTCGTGGGATGAGTGGCGTCAGGCCGTGGCTGAGGGGAGTGTTACGATCGGGGCTCACGGATTGACGCATACGGATTTGACGACGCTTTCGCCTGCAGCGCTTCGCCAGGAGCTCTCAGACGCCAAACGACGCATCGAAGAGGAGCTTGGGGTCAGTTGCCAGACGATCGCGTACCCGTATGGCGCATGGAATGCGTCCGTGGCCGCGGCGGCGCGCGAGGCCGGCTATGCCTGCGCGGTCACCACGGAGGATGGGCTCAATACGGCGCAGACCGATCCGTTGCGCTGGCATCGCACCATGATCGGGGATCAGGGGAAGGTTTCGCTGTTTCGCGCGCGCGTCTCCGGCGCGTGGCAGGCTCTTCGGAGTGCTGGGGCCTGA
- a CDS encoding YdcF family protein, which translates to MLRGRDILCISTIDWDFIWQGHQEIMATLAAAGNRVLFIENTGVRAPGLRDIGRLKQRLRNWQHSTKGFRQVAENLFVYSPVILPFPYSRLARWMNRGLLLRAIQRWMHAVGFRRPIVWTFLPTPLAREIIRAVDPLVTIYYCIDDFASSSPQARRIRASETQLLRDVNLVFVTSEKLRERAARDNPRVHVFPFGVSFEQFERIRAAGNGDGAPRDLQALPRPVVGYVGGIHQWFDQELLAAVARRLPHVSFALIGPAQTDVSALSGCPNIHLLNARPHTDVPAYIKGFDVGIISYRLTEYTAHVYPTKLNEYLAMGIPVVATDLPEIRRFNAEHGELVAIGRTADEFADVLQRSLQRQEPSAVQRRIAAARRNSWHARIDAMSALIEERLRASDASAQRWDTLLRRLYRAAKRRAAATALAAILVYLVLFQSPFVWWTAEPLRMEQAPRRAEAIVVFAGGVGESGKAGGGYQERVKHAVDLYAQGLAPRMIFSSGYTFVFREAEVMRDLAVTLGVPEEAILLETRAANTHENAAFVSAILRDHGWRSALLVSSPYHMRRAMLSLRRTAPELAVTPSPVPHSQFYAHSKGASLEQIRGILQEYASIVYYVLRGWI; encoded by the coding sequence ATGCTGCGCGGCCGCGACATCCTCTGCATCTCGACGATCGATTGGGACTTCATTTGGCAAGGGCACCAGGAGATCATGGCGACCCTGGCTGCGGCAGGCAACCGCGTGCTGTTCATCGAAAACACCGGCGTGCGCGCGCCGGGGCTGCGGGACATCGGCCGGCTGAAACAGCGGTTGCGGAACTGGCAGCACAGCACCAAAGGTTTCCGCCAAGTGGCCGAGAACCTGTTCGTCTACTCCCCGGTGATTCTGCCATTTCCATATTCGCGCCTCGCGCGATGGATGAATCGGGGGCTGCTGCTGCGTGCGATCCAGCGATGGATGCACGCCGTCGGGTTCCGACGGCCGATCGTCTGGACATTCTTGCCCACCCCGTTGGCGCGCGAGATCATCCGCGCCGTCGATCCTCTGGTGACGATCTACTATTGCATCGACGATTTCGCCTCCAGCTCGCCGCAAGCCCGCCGCATCCGCGCGAGCGAAACCCAGCTGCTGCGGGATGTCAATCTGGTGTTCGTCACCTCGGAGAAGCTGCGCGAGCGCGCCGCGCGCGACAATCCCCGCGTGCACGTCTTTCCCTTCGGGGTCAGTTTCGAGCAGTTTGAGCGCATCCGCGCGGCAGGCAACGGCGATGGAGCGCCGCGCGACCTGCAGGCGCTGCCGCGGCCGGTGGTCGGCTATGTCGGAGGCATCCATCAGTGGTTTGACCAAGAGCTGCTTGCCGCGGTGGCGCGCCGCCTGCCGCATGTGAGTTTCGCGCTCATCGGCCCGGCGCAAACCGATGTGTCCGCGCTCTCGGGTTGTCCGAATATCCATCTATTGAATGCCCGCCCGCATACGGACGTGCCGGCGTACATCAAAGGATTCGACGTCGGCATCATTTCGTACCGGCTGACCGAGTATACGGCGCATGTCTATCCCACCAAGCTCAATGAATACCTGGCGATGGGGATCCCGGTCGTCGCCACCGATCTGCCGGAGATCCGCCGCTTCAATGCGGAGCATGGCGAGTTGGTTGCGATCGGCCGCACGGCCGACGAATTCGCGGACGTGCTGCAGCGGTCGCTGCAGCGGCAGGAGCCTTCGGCGGTGCAGCGGCGCATCGCCGCCGCCCGGCGCAACAGCTGGCATGCGCGCATCGACGCGATGTCCGCGCTGATTGAGGAGCGGTTGCGCGCCAGCGACGCCTCAGCGCAGCGATGGGACACGCTGCTGCGCCGCCTGTACCGGGCGGCCAAGCGCCGAGCAGCGGCAACCGCCCTGGCAGCCATCCTCGTGTACCTGGTACTGTTTCAGAGCCCATTCGTGTGGTGGACCGCCGAGCCGTTGCGCATGGAGCAAGCTCCCAGGAGGGCCGAGGCCATCGTCGTCTTCGCCGGCGGGGTGGGCGAATCAGGCAAAGCCGGCGGCGGCTACCAGGAGCGCGTCAAGCACGCGGTGGATTTGTACGCCCAAGGCTTAGCGCCTCGCATGATTTTCTCCTCAGGCTACACGTTCGTGTTCCGCGAGGCTGAAGTGATGCGAGATCTGGCCGTTACGCTTGGCGTGCCGGAGGAGGCGATCCTGCTGGAAACGCGCGCCGCGAACACGCACGAAAACGCCGCGTTCGTGTCGGCTATCCTGCGCGACCACGGCTGGCGCAGCGCCTTGCTGGTGAGCTCGCCGTACCACATGCGCCGAGCCATGCTGTCGCTGCGGCGGACAGCCCCCGAACTGGCGGTGACCCCCTCGCCGGTGCCTCACAGCCAGTTTTACGCGCATTCGAAGGGGGCGAGCCTTGAGCAGATCCGTGGCATTCTTCAAGAATACGCCTCCATCGTCTACTATGTGCTGCGAGGATGGATCTAG
- a CDS encoding glycosyltransferase family 2 protein, producing MPAYHAESTLEKTWAEIPAGAVDEVIVVDDASRDRTVEIARRLGLSVIEHPVNRGYGGNQKTCYDEALRRGADIVVMIHPDDQYDSRLIPLMTGFIETGVCDVMLGNRIRTRREALACGMPVWKYAANRAMTIAENFLLGQNLGEFHSGFRAYSRRVLEMIPYHENSDDFVFDQQFLLQAIHFGFRLGDMPVPVRYMPEASSITFRRSVTYGFQTLAMLCCLGMHRLGLRRDLRFVPRVTADTI from the coding sequence ATGCCGGCGTATCATGCCGAGAGCACATTGGAGAAGACGTGGGCGGAGATCCCAGCCGGCGCGGTCGATGAGGTGATTGTCGTCGATGACGCCAGCCGCGATCGGACGGTTGAGATCGCGCGCCGCCTTGGCTTGTCCGTGATCGAGCATCCTGTGAACCGCGGCTACGGCGGCAATCAAAAGACGTGCTATGACGAGGCGTTGCGGCGAGGGGCGGACATCGTGGTGATGATTCATCCCGATGACCAGTATGACAGCCGGTTGATTCCGCTGATGACCGGCTTCATCGAAACCGGGGTCTGCGATGTGATGCTGGGCAACCGCATCCGGACACGCCGCGAAGCGCTGGCGTGCGGGATGCCGGTCTGGAAATACGCGGCCAACCGGGCGATGACGATCGCGGAAAACTTCCTGCTGGGGCAAAACCTGGGCGAGTTCCATTCAGGCTTTCGCGCGTACTCTCGCCGCGTGCTGGAAATGATCCCGTATCACGAGAACTCGGATGATTTTGTCTTCGACCAGCAATTCCTGCTGCAGGCGATCCATTTCGGATTCCGCCTCGGCGATATGCCAGTACCGGTGCGGTACATGCCGGAAGCCTCCTCGATTACGTTCCGCCGCAGCGTCACCTATGGCTTCCAGACGCTCGCGATGTTGTGTTGCTTGGGCATGCACCGGCTAGGTCTTCGGCGCGATCTCCGGTTTGTCCCACGGGTCACGGCTGACACGATATGA
- a CDS encoding GDP-mannose 4,6-dehydratase, translated as MKALITGGAGFIGSHLAEVLHSQGHAVTVLDNLSTGKYVNVAHLDGQPNFQIVTGSILNETLVDKFVERCDVIYHLAAAVGVELIIKRPLESLMTNIRGSEVIFEMAHRYRKKVLIASTSEIYGKNIQGPLREDTDRVLGSPLKSRWSYSTSKAVDEILAHVYWKEKGVPTIIVRLFNTVGPRQSGAYGMVIPRFVSQALAGKPLLVHGDGKQSRCFLHVRDVIGALVTLMEHPAAVGEVFNVGSQEEVTIEDLARRVIRLANSASVVAYVPYEEAYEEGFEDMPRRVPDISKVQALIGFRPTMNLDQIIASVIDTRQPAGVATAKHA; from the coding sequence ATGAAAGCGCTGATTACAGGCGGGGCGGGGTTCATCGGATCGCATCTGGCCGAGGTGCTGCACAGCCAGGGCCATGCGGTGACCGTGCTGGACAATCTTTCGACAGGCAAATACGTGAACGTCGCCCACCTCGACGGGCAGCCCAACTTCCAGATCGTCACCGGCAGCATCCTCAACGAAACGCTGGTGGATAAGTTCGTCGAGCGCTGCGACGTGATCTACCACTTGGCCGCCGCGGTGGGGGTGGAGCTGATCATTAAGCGCCCGCTGGAATCGCTCATGACCAACATTCGCGGCAGCGAGGTCATCTTTGAGATGGCGCATCGGTACCGCAAAAAAGTTCTCATCGCTTCCACATCGGAGATTTACGGGAAAAACATCCAAGGCCCGCTGCGCGAGGATACCGATCGCGTGCTGGGCTCGCCGCTGAAGAGTCGTTGGAGTTATTCCACCTCCAAGGCGGTCGACGAAATTCTGGCGCACGTCTACTGGAAAGAGAAGGGCGTGCCGACGATCATCGTGCGGCTGTTCAACACGGTCGGGCCTCGGCAAAGCGGCGCGTACGGCATGGTGATTCCACGCTTCGTGAGCCAAGCGCTTGCGGGCAAACCGTTGCTAGTGCACGGCGATGGCAAGCAGTCCCGATGTTTCCTGCATGTCCGCGATGTCATCGGAGCGCTGGTGACGCTGATGGAGCATCCCGCCGCCGTCGGCGAGGTGTTTAACGTGGGGAGCCAGGAAGAGGTGACCATCGAGGATCTGGCCCGGCGCGTGATCCGTCTGGCGAACAGCGCCTCGGTCGTGGCGTACGTGCCCTACGAAGAAGCGTATGAAGAGGGGTTTGAGGATATGCCGCGGCGCGTGCCGGATATCAGCAAGGTCCAAGCGCTCATCGGCTTTCGCCCCACCATGAATCTTGATCAGATCATCGCGAGCGTGATTGACACGAGGCAGCCCGCTGGGGTGGCGACCGCGAAGCATGCGTGA
- a CDS encoding O-antigen ligase family protein, which yields MTGLRAAVRWLQEASLYLLILLLPFSKASIELTFAGLFFGWLFARLDPATRRDSLWHRPALRTLLAVLTGYLAVCALSIAVSRYPGTSLKGFVGKWLQYLLFTVVIADVALHPAVVKRSLRVFAAAALFVVFEAVTQERYGNGFFRNFRLDFYFRMTGPYENPIDLATYLMVVIPILLAVVLTRAWRARWPLLALLAALVVCLVRTESLGAWLGLGIGLLMMSVMSRAVRRYGVLLLVAASLIGAGSLIRRHRLAKVASWSEIGKTDRIAMWTSALRMIQDRPILGHGVNTFMANYLSYWVGGEQQPRYAHNCYLQVAAETGLIGLALFAWLLGLLFYHLYAACHRLGSKERLILLGLFGGLLAFAAQAALDTNFYAMRQAALFWMVAGLALGISQWKPNSSLSANR from the coding sequence ATGACGGGCCTGCGCGCGGCAGTCCGCTGGCTGCAAGAGGCCAGCCTCTACCTGTTGATTCTTCTGCTCCCATTCTCGAAAGCCTCTATTGAGCTGACCTTCGCAGGCCTGTTCTTCGGGTGGCTCTTCGCGCGCCTTGATCCGGCGACACGCCGCGACAGCCTCTGGCACCGGCCGGCGCTTCGCACGCTGCTGGCGGTGCTGACTGGCTACCTGGCGGTCTGCGCGCTCTCGATCGCCGTCAGCCGCTATCCCGGCACCAGCCTGAAAGGTTTCGTGGGCAAGTGGCTCCAATATCTGCTCTTTACGGTCGTCATCGCGGATGTGGCCCTGCACCCTGCCGTGGTCAAGCGCAGCCTCCGGGTGTTTGCGGCCGCAGCGCTCTTCGTGGTCTTCGAAGCGGTGACGCAGGAGCGATACGGCAACGGATTTTTTCGGAATTTCCGCCTCGATTTTTACTTCAGGATGACCGGCCCATATGAGAATCCGATCGACCTGGCCACCTATCTGATGGTCGTCATTCCCATCCTTCTGGCGGTGGTGTTGACGCGCGCCTGGCGCGCTCGATGGCCGCTGCTCGCCCTGCTGGCTGCGCTGGTGGTCTGCTTGGTGCGGACGGAATCGCTGGGCGCTTGGCTGGGGCTGGGCATCGGACTACTCATGATGAGCGTGATGAGCCGCGCGGTCAGGCGCTATGGGGTGCTGCTACTGGTGGCGGCCAGCCTGATCGGCGCTGGATCGCTCATCCGCCGTCATCGGCTCGCGAAGGTCGCCTCCTGGTCGGAAATCGGCAAGACCGACCGCATCGCCATGTGGACATCCGCCCTGCGCATGATTCAGGACCGCCCGATCCTCGGCCATGGTGTGAACACGTTCATGGCGAACTATCTCTCGTACTGGGTGGGCGGAGAGCAGCAGCCGCGGTATGCGCATAACTGCTACCTGCAGGTCGCCGCGGAAACCGGGCTGATCGGCCTAGCGCTGTTTGCGTGGCTCCTGGGGCTGCTGTTCTATCACCTGTATGCCGCGTGCCACCGTCTTGGGTCCAAGGAGCGGCTCATTCTGCTCGGGCTCTTCGGAGGCTTGCTGGCCTTCGCCGCGCAGGCCGCGCTGGATACCAACTTTTACGCGATGCGGCAAGCGGCGCTGTTTTGGATGGTCGCCGGGCTGGCGTTAGGGATCAGCCAGTGGAAGCCAAACAGCTCGTTGTCGGCCAACCGGTAA
- a CDS encoding glycosyltransferase, which translates to MDTIISPLRRPSIPSADVPGEPHQASQARWRILFVIDSSRFGGGEALVLWLLRRLPADRFECYVACPGSGPMVARYSRHAAGVFALPYRALLHPMALWRMACWIRQRNIHLVHTFLYTGDVAGWLAARLAGGPRVISHVVGHNFSATGERGLRRLRHQWYARCYRLIYRGADRVVAVCDAVAEDLTRRAGVRVAPEKIRVLRHSVMPEDLAVSPETLSDVQAQLGWPPSSVIIAVIASLLLGKGHRYLLQAMACLAQRVPSLRCAIIGDGPERAALEALAVRLGVADRVTFTGPLEESRKNAVIHLSRAIILPSLGEGLPVSILEAMALGIPVIATDVGGTRELVDDGVTGFVVPPGDPGALAAAMAQLASDEPLARRLGSAGQARLRAEFSPEDATARLVALYTEVLPPAQGGRAP; encoded by the coding sequence ATGGACACCATCATATCGCCGCTGCGACGACCGTCGATTCCAAGCGCTGACGTTCCCGGGGAGCCGCACCAGGCGTCTCAGGCGCGATGGCGGATTCTCTTCGTCATCGACTCCTCGCGCTTCGGCGGGGGAGAGGCGCTTGTGCTGTGGCTGCTCCGACGGCTGCCAGCGGATCGGTTTGAATGTTATGTCGCCTGTCCTGGATCCGGGCCGATGGTTGCGCGGTATTCCCGGCATGCTGCCGGGGTCTTCGCGCTGCCGTATCGCGCACTGCTCCATCCCATGGCGCTGTGGCGCATGGCTTGTTGGATCAGACAGCGGAACATCCACCTGGTGCACACGTTCCTCTACACCGGTGACGTGGCCGGCTGGCTCGCGGCGCGATTGGCCGGGGGGCCGAGGGTGATCTCCCATGTCGTGGGGCACAATTTTTCCGCCACCGGGGAGCGAGGGCTTCGACGCCTTCGGCATCAATGGTACGCGCGATGCTACCGCCTGATCTACCGCGGCGCTGATCGCGTTGTGGCGGTGTGCGATGCGGTGGCAGAGGATCTGACACGGCGCGCCGGTGTGCGTGTCGCACCGGAGAAGATCCGTGTCCTGAGGCATAGCGTGATGCCTGAGGATCTTGCGGTGTCCCCGGAGACGCTCAGCGATGTTCAGGCCCAGTTGGGATGGCCGCCGTCCTCCGTGATCATCGCGGTCATCGCCAGCCTCCTGCTGGGAAAAGGGCATCGGTATCTGCTTCAGGCGATGGCATGTTTGGCGCAGCGCGTTCCATCACTTCGCTGCGCCATCATCGGCGACGGACCTGAGCGCGCGGCCTTAGAGGCGCTGGCGGTTCGTCTTGGGGTGGCGGATCGCGTGACGTTTACCGGGCCGCTTGAGGAATCACGAAAAAACGCGGTGATCCATCTGAGCCGGGCGATCATCTTGCCCTCCTTGGGGGAGGGATTGCCGGTGTCCATCCTTGAGGCCATGGCGCTTGGGATCCCTGTCATTGCCACCGATGTGGGCGGCACGCGCGAGCTGGTGGACGATGGGGTCACCGGCTTCGTGGTGCCGCCAGGTGATCCGGGCGCGCTGGCCGCTGCGATGGCTCAACTCGCATCAGATGAGCCGCTCGCGCGCCGGTTGGGCAGCGCTGGCCAGGCTCGTCTGCGCGCCGAATTTTCTCCAGAGGATGCGACCGCGCGCCTCGTGGCGCTCTACACAGAGGTGTTGCCGCCAGCTCAGGGAGGCCGCGCCCCATGA